A genomic stretch from Oreochromis niloticus isolate F11D_XX linkage group LG11, O_niloticus_UMD_NMBU, whole genome shotgun sequence includes:
- the rpp25l gene encoding ribonuclease P protein subunit p25-like protein isoform X1, giving the protein MNPNLKRRLHRRAKMENYSKARTVEQPCVCPFPDLAPDTPEIHVKDGSKIRNLLRYALSRMEAKARAADEKVRPQPEEGGVEAAPEASGRPLCRQVIFTASGKGVSKAITCAEIVKRRVKGLHQLTQLLYGTVEEVWEPLEPTAGLDSLTVSRNLPVIWILLSKDPLDSNQPGYQAPGRYDALWAQAANREEGGGLSGQRPGHRRKRGGGGGGRGKGSGRQSGRSREAAKGQS; this is encoded by the exons atgaatcCCAATCTGAAGAGGCGGCTGCATAGGCGTGCCAAG atgGAGAACTACAGCAAAGCTCGCACTGTGGAGCAGCCGTGCGTCTGTCCGTTCCCCGACCTTGCCCCTGACACGCCGGAGATCCACGTCAAAGATGGCAGCAAGATCCGCAACCTGCTGCGCTACGCTCTGAGCCGCATGGAGGCCAAAGCCCGAGCGGCTGACGAAAAGGTACGACCTCAACCCGAGGAAGGCGGCGTAGAAGCAGCGCCAGAGGCCTCGGGCCGGCCACTCTGCAGGCAGGTCATCTTCACCGCGAGCGGGAAGGGCGTCTCCAAAGCCATCACATGCGCGGAGATCGTGAAGCGGCGTGTGAAGGGGCTGCACCAGCTCACCCAGCTCCTGTACGGCACCGTGGAGGAGGTGTGGGAGCCGCTGGAGCCCACCGCCGGCCTCGACAGCCTCACGGTCAGCAGGAACCTGCCTGTCATCTGGATCCTCCTCTCCAAAGATCCACTGGACTCCAACCAGCCGGGGTACCAGGCGCCGGGCCGCTACGACGCCCTGTGGGCACAGGCGGCCAACAGGGAGGAGGGCGGAGGGCTCAGCGGGCAGAGACCTGGACACAGGAGGAAGCGAGGAGGAGGCGGTGGCGGCAGAGGGAAAGGATCCGGCCGTCAGAGCGGTCGGTCGAGAGAGGCGGCCAAAGGACAGAGTTGA
- the rpp25l gene encoding ribonuclease P protein subunit p25-like protein isoform X2, with protein sequence MENYSKARTVEQPCVCPFPDLAPDTPEIHVKDGSKIRNLLRYALSRMEAKARAADEKVRPQPEEGGVEAAPEASGRPLCRQVIFTASGKGVSKAITCAEIVKRRVKGLHQLTQLLYGTVEEVWEPLEPTAGLDSLTVSRNLPVIWILLSKDPLDSNQPGYQAPGRYDALWAQAANREEGGGLSGQRPGHRRKRGGGGGGRGKGSGRQSGRSREAAKGQS encoded by the coding sequence atgGAGAACTACAGCAAAGCTCGCACTGTGGAGCAGCCGTGCGTCTGTCCGTTCCCCGACCTTGCCCCTGACACGCCGGAGATCCACGTCAAAGATGGCAGCAAGATCCGCAACCTGCTGCGCTACGCTCTGAGCCGCATGGAGGCCAAAGCCCGAGCGGCTGACGAAAAGGTACGACCTCAACCCGAGGAAGGCGGCGTAGAAGCAGCGCCAGAGGCCTCGGGCCGGCCACTCTGCAGGCAGGTCATCTTCACCGCGAGCGGGAAGGGCGTCTCCAAAGCCATCACATGCGCGGAGATCGTGAAGCGGCGTGTGAAGGGGCTGCACCAGCTCACCCAGCTCCTGTACGGCACCGTGGAGGAGGTGTGGGAGCCGCTGGAGCCCACCGCCGGCCTCGACAGCCTCACGGTCAGCAGGAACCTGCCTGTCATCTGGATCCTCCTCTCCAAAGATCCACTGGACTCCAACCAGCCGGGGTACCAGGCGCCGGGCCGCTACGACGCCCTGTGGGCACAGGCGGCCAACAGGGAGGAGGGCGGAGGGCTCAGCGGGCAGAGACCTGGACACAGGAGGAAGCGAGGAGGAGGCGGTGGCGGCAGAGGGAAAGGATCCGGCCGTCAGAGCGGTCGGTCGAGAGAGGCGGCCAAAGGACAGAGTTGA